Genomic segment of Methanolobus mangrovi:
CGGTTAACTACGTAGGTCACAGTATCTCCTACTGTTTCCTGACGTAACCTGTCAGCAAATTCGAAAAGTTTGAACGGAGGTATCGTCAAAAGAAAAAGTGCGTCTTCCTTTGTGGTCATACCTTCATATGCACGTTCAATAATGTCATCTGGGATAGTAGGGTTCATGTTTTTCTCCGATACTTATCTTTTGTATTTAAATTGTATGCCCCAATCGGAACTCATGTTTTCCGATAACCCTCTTCGTCTGAAAGATCATTTATAAGGTCTTTCAGAGTATCGCTGTACCAGCCTTTTTTAATGTACTGTGGATATATCGGCAACCTTTCTTTTAGTGAGACTTCGTGAACCATTTCATTTAGTTCCGATACACTGGGCCATTCTGCCTCCGGATTTATCCAGTCAATGGTTGTCGGGGAAATTCCTCCAAGGTCATTGGCACCACATTGTATCAACAGATGAGGGTCAATAAGATTCGGTGCAACCTGGATGGCGACGTCATTCGGAAGAATTTCCCTGGCTATCAATATAACCTGCATCATTTCCTCTTCGGTAGGTGCAGCCACTTTTGCCATCAAGGTATCCGGTTTGGGTGTGAAGTTCTGTATGATCACTTCCTGTATGTGGCCATACTCTTCGTGTAATTCTGCAATAGACAACAGGGAATTGATCCTGTCGTCAAGGGTTTCGCCAATACCTACAAGTATGCCCGTTGTAAAAGGAATGTGCAGCTCTCCTGCATAACGTATTGTCTTGATTCTCCTGGAAGGTTCTTTTCCCGGTGATCCTTCATGAGCAGCAATATATGCAGTTGTTTCAAGCATCAGACCCATACTGGAATTTAAGGGTTTTAGTTTTTCCAGTTCCATATAGTTCAATACGCCTGCATTGGTGTGTGGTAAAAGCCCTATGTCGATTGCAATTTTACAGAGTTCGCAAATATAATCTACTGTACTGGAATAGCCAATATCCTTTAACCATTCCTTATACTGTGGAATTTCTTCCGCATATTCCCCAAAAGTAAAAAGAACCTCTGTGCATCCTGCTTTTTTCCCCTGCTCAAGGATTGGGATTATCTCCTCTATCTGCATCAGTTGTGCCTGCGGATCGTCGGGCTCACGCCTGAATGTGCAGTATGTGCATTTATTCCTGCAAACATTTGTTACAGGTACGAAGACATTTCGGCAAAATGTGACAAATTCATCCATTGTTAATTCCTTGACGTAACAATTACATAAGTTTAATCAATTTTGAGGCTTTTATAAAGGTTATTTTATCATAAGTTCCTGCATACAATTCTTAACTCCAAGTGCAATACCCTCCACTTCAATACCGCCCTTACCTTTTGCTCCATCTCCTACCACATATAGGTTTGGTATTGGTGTTTTATTTTTAAGGTCTGCACCGGAGGGTGATCTATTAACAGGCCATTCATTTGAATATGATTGTATAAGAAGTACTTCATATTCTTTTCCTGCGAAAATATCTTTTAGGTCCTCAAGTCCCAATTCGATCTCATTCTCAAGATCATCCATATCTTTCCAGTGAACACATTGGTGAGCCATTGTAAGATGTTTTCCCTCAGGGGCCAGTTCCGGGTCAATGTTAGTTACCTCATTTATCCCGTTCACTCTTCTGGCATAAGGTGTGAGAAGTACCCCTCCGTGTCCTATGAGCGGTTTGTCAGAGCTGAGGCATATTTTGATTCCTGCAGAAGGTTTCAGGTTATCTGATGTGTGTGCATAATCATCCATTCCGGTAATGCCTGTATTTTCGCCTATCATATGGGATGTGGCGGCGTGTCCTATGTCACTGATCACAATGTCTGTGAGATGCTCTTCTCCATTAACAAGAACGCCTTTAACGTTTCCATTTTCTATTTTAAGGCCTGTGACTTCTGAAGATGTGTGTATTTTTCCTCCGTTGGACTGGATCACGCCTGTGAGTGCATCTGTTATTGCCTTACATCCTCCCATTGGTACTCCTGGTCCGCCAAAATGGTAGAGATTTTCAATAATTGCAAAAGCTTCCTCTACAGGCACATCTGCAGCCTTCAGGCTGAGGGCCCAACCAAAGAATGAATCGGAGATTCGATATGTCCAGTCCTGGTCGATATGTTCTTTACACCACTGTTCGAAGGATTTGCCTGATGGGGGGTTTTTACGGGTGCTAATGACATAATATATCAGTTTGATACGGTTAAATAAAGTGAATGGAGTTCTGAAGTTCTCGAAAAGAAGGTC
This window contains:
- the cofG gene encoding 7,8-didemethyl-8-hydroxy-5-deazariboflavin synthase subunit CofG — translated: MDEFVTFCRNVFVPVTNVCRNKCTYCTFRREPDDPQAQLMQIEEIIPILEQGKKAGCTEVLFTFGEYAEEIPQYKEWLKDIGYSSTVDYICELCKIAIDIGLLPHTNAGVLNYMELEKLKPLNSSMGLMLETTAYIAAHEGSPGKEPSRRIKTIRYAGELHIPFTTGILVGIGETLDDRINSLLSIAELHEEYGHIQEVIIQNFTPKPDTLMAKVAAPTEEEMMQVILIAREILPNDVAIQVAPNLIDPHLLIQCGANDLGGISPTTIDWINPEAEWPSVSELNEMVHEVSLKERLPIYPQYIKKGWYSDTLKDLINDLSDEEGYRKT
- a CDS encoding phytoene desaturase family protein produces the protein MKAIIIGSGLGGLLSAAKLSNAGYEVEVFERLPIIGGRFTNIPYKGFQLSTGALHMLPHGPSGPLAQLLEEIGANVKIVRGKPVSVIRIPRKRGDTDYKYGHKDLLFENFRTPFTLFNRIKLIYYVISTRKNPPSGKSFEQWCKEHIDQDWTYRISDSFFGWALSLKAADVPVEEAFAIIENLYHFGGPGVPMGGCKAITDALTGVIQSNGGKIHTSSEVTGLKIENGNVKGVLVNGEEHLTDIVISDIGHAATSHMIGENTGITGMDDYAHTSDNLKPSAGIKICLSSDKPLIGHGGVLLTPYARRVNGINEVTNIDPELAPEGKHLTMAHQCVHWKDMDDLENEIELGLEDLKDIFAGKEYEVLLIQSYSNEWPVNRSPSGADLKNKTPIPNLYVVGDGAKGKGGIEVEGIALGVKNCMQELMIK